Proteins encoded in a region of the Nocardioides aromaticivorans genome:
- a CDS encoding lyase family protein produces the protein MTGYSLLTPGSHRSAGALEDAALVGAMLQVEVAWLRALARVGAVDGDLAGQVAKVTQDWEVDMAALAAESEAAGNAVVPLVKLFQEAVGQDAARVVHRGLTSQDVVDTALVLLARDALVRMGDDLAATSRALAALAGRHRSTLMVGRTLTQHAVPITFGLKAAQWLAGVLDAVAQVDDVLGTLPVQCGGAAGTLALVGELTDEPLAAARAFADELALDWPGVPWHTNRSVITRIGSAVVSTCDALGVVAADVSTLSRPEIGELREGTVAGRGGSSTMPHKRNPVLSVLIRSVALQAPLLGAQLHLAAAQAVDERPDGAWHSEWPALVRLLEAGVTAASQAAELTAGLEVDGKRMGDRVAAAADELLSERGGGGKPADYLGSTDAFIDTVLARVPEGRAAHG, from the coding sequence ATGACGGGCTACTCCCTGCTGACCCCCGGCTCCCATCGCAGCGCCGGGGCCCTAGAAGACGCCGCGTTGGTCGGGGCGATGCTTCAGGTGGAGGTTGCCTGGCTGCGTGCGCTGGCCCGGGTCGGTGCCGTCGACGGCGACCTCGCCGGGCAGGTGGCGAAGGTCACGCAGGACTGGGAGGTCGACATGGCGGCGCTGGCCGCGGAGTCTGAGGCCGCCGGCAACGCCGTCGTCCCGCTGGTGAAACTTTTCCAGGAGGCCGTGGGCCAGGACGCCGCGCGGGTCGTGCACCGCGGGCTGACCAGCCAAGACGTTGTGGACACCGCGCTGGTGCTGTTGGCCCGCGACGCGCTGGTGCGGATGGGTGACGACCTCGCCGCCACCTCGCGCGCGCTCGCGGCGCTCGCCGGTCGGCACCGTTCGACGCTCATGGTCGGGCGCACGCTCACCCAGCACGCAGTGCCGATCACGTTCGGGCTGAAAGCCGCCCAGTGGCTCGCCGGTGTCCTCGATGCTGTGGCGCAGGTCGACGACGTTCTCGGGACGCTGCCGGTGCAGTGCGGTGGTGCGGCGGGAACCCTGGCCCTGGTCGGCGAGCTCACCGACGAGCCACTCGCCGCAGCGCGGGCCTTCGCCGACGAGCTGGCCTTGGACTGGCCAGGTGTGCCGTGGCATACCAACCGTTCCGTGATCACCCGCATCGGCTCGGCCGTGGTGAGCACCTGCGACGCCCTCGGGGTGGTGGCCGCCGACGTCTCCACGCTGTCCCGGCCCGAGATCGGCGAGCTGCGCGAGGGCACGGTCGCAGGTCGTGGCGGCTCCTCGACCATGCCGCACAAGCGCAACCCGGTGCTCAGCGTGCTGATCCGCAGCGTCGCACTGCAGGCACCGCTGCTCGGTGCCCAGCTCCATCTCGCCGCGGCCCAGGCGGTCGACGAGCGACCGGACGGTGCCTGGCACTCCGAGTGGCCTGCGCTGGTCCGGCTGCTGGAGGCGGGCGTGACCGCGGCGTCTCAGGCCGCGGAGCTGACCGCCGGGCTGGAGGTCGACGGGAAACGGATGGGAGACCGTGTGGCTGCCGCCGCCGACGAACTTCTGTCCGAGCGGGGTGGCGGGGGGAAGCCCGCCGACTACCTCGGCTCGACCGACGCCTTCATCGACACCGTGCTCGCCCGCGTGCCCGAGGGAAGGGCTGCGCATGGCTGA
- the pcaH gene encoding protocatechuate 3,4-dioxygenase subunit beta yields MSTPQSPDLAPQSVISEEIGKIHADAPAGETQPMIDFPPYRSSLLRHPTKGLHHADPEGIELMAPVFGHSDVDPLEADLTIQGGGDPIGERMVVTGRITDSDGRPVRHQLVEIWQANAAGRYVHKRDQHPAPLDPHFTGTGRCLTDADGSYHFTTIKPGPYPWRNHHNAWRPAHIHFSLFGTEFTQRMITQMYFPGDPLFALDPIYQSITDQAARDRLVAAYDHNVTSHELATGYRWDIVLTGSHATPLEREGHHDA; encoded by the coding sequence GTGAGCACACCGCAGAGTCCCGACCTGGCGCCCCAGTCGGTCATCAGCGAGGAGATCGGGAAGATCCACGCGGATGCCCCGGCCGGCGAGACCCAGCCCATGATCGACTTCCCGCCGTACCGCAGTTCACTGCTGCGGCACCCCACCAAAGGCCTCCACCACGCCGACCCCGAGGGCATCGAGCTGATGGCACCGGTATTCGGCCATTCCGACGTCGACCCACTCGAGGCGGACCTCACGATCCAGGGCGGCGGCGACCCGATCGGCGAGCGGATGGTCGTCACGGGGCGCATCACCGACAGCGACGGTCGGCCGGTGCGCCACCAGCTCGTGGAGATCTGGCAGGCCAACGCCGCCGGTCGTTACGTCCACAAGCGTGACCAGCATCCCGCGCCACTCGACCCGCACTTCACGGGCACCGGCCGCTGCCTCACCGATGCCGACGGCTCCTACCACTTCACCACGATCAAGCCAGGTCCCTATCCGTGGCGCAACCATCACAACGCCTGGCGCCCCGCGCACATCCACTTCTCGCTTTTCGGCACCGAGTTCACCCAACGGATGATCACCCAGATGTACTTCCCCGGGGACCCGCTTTTCGCACTCGACCCGATCTACCAGTCGATCACCGACCAGGCGGCGCGCGACCGACTGGTGGCGGCCTACGACCACAACGTCACCTCACACGAGTTGGCGACCGGCTACCGCTGGGACATCGTGCTCACCGGCAGCCACGCCACCCCGCTGGAGCGAGAGGGTCACCACGATGCCTGA
- the pcaG gene encoding protocatechuate 3,4-dioxygenase subunit alpha, whose product MPEQLPATPGQTIGPFFHYALPYEGGHELVPAATLGAVRLRGTVYDGNGSPLPDAMLEIRQADPGGTIPQLEGSWRRDRDFTGWGRCATDPAGRYSFTTLEPGAVDGGAPFFAVVVFARGLLNRLFTRAYLPGEAVGSNPFLAGLSAEQRETLMVVREDDGSLRFDVHLQGDRETLFLAFPGHA is encoded by the coding sequence ATGCCTGAGCAGTTGCCCGCTACCCCGGGCCAGACCATCGGCCCCTTCTTCCACTACGCGCTGCCCTACGAGGGGGGCCACGAACTGGTGCCGGCCGCCACGCTGGGAGCGGTCCGCCTCCGCGGCACCGTGTACGACGGCAACGGGTCACCTCTGCCCGACGCGATGCTGGAGATCCGGCAGGCCGACCCGGGCGGGACCATCCCGCAGCTCGAGGGTTCGTGGCGCCGGGACCGCGATTTCACCGGATGGGGCCGCTGCGCCACCGACCCGGCTGGACGCTACTCCTTCACGACGCTCGAGCCCGGCGCCGTCGACGGAGGCGCGCCCTTCTTCGCGGTCGTGGTCTTCGCACGTGGTCTGCTCAACCGGCTCTTCACGCGGGCCTACCTGCCCGGTGAAGCGGTCGGGTCCAATCCCTTCCTGGCTGGGCTCTCCGCCGAGCAGCGCGAAACGCTGATGGTGGTCCGCGAGGACGACGGGAGTCTGCGCTTCGACGTCCACCTGCAGGGTGACCGGGAGACTCTCTTCCTGGCCTTTCCGGGGCACGCATGA
- a CDS encoding IS110 family transposase, whose product MFCGWDWGSTGHAVCLIDDQGAVIKRWLVQHTEDQLMKLFCELAELVEGGDVAQVPVAIERGEGLVVGLIAGAGHPVWMVEPAAFKAARPRWGLAGAKSDLGDAFMLADYARTDGHRLRRVEPVEQATRELAALVRARTALVKARTAASNQLWAVLAEHWPGAAVVFQKLTSQIALAFLSDYPTPQAAALLGERRMGQFCRRHSYRGGKSPAEFLSRGRAAPASASPLAPRILESVVHGSVAQIGLLNTEITRLERDLASALAAHPKTTLLQTLPRAATVSLAALIAETGPLLERCDNPEQVAAMCGAAPVTRASGKSPHRRVPLHRQQACTRRDHQLRRQLPTLLVLGGRRLPTSTCARRPTSSRRPDPRPRMDPSHLGMLDHRQRLRPLATPRRTAPCRSDLTKRAQALHQPADLPNARRSLPWPRGHAVSGLTRQ is encoded by the coding sequence ATGTTCTGTGGATGGGACTGGGGCTCGACCGGGCACGCGGTGTGCCTCATCGATGACCAGGGCGCGGTTATCAAGAGATGGCTGGTTCAGCACACCGAGGACCAACTCATGAAGTTGTTCTGCGAACTTGCCGAGCTCGTCGAGGGAGGCGACGTGGCGCAAGTGCCGGTCGCGATCGAACGCGGAGAAGGCTTGGTCGTCGGCTTGATCGCAGGCGCTGGTCACCCGGTCTGGATGGTCGAGCCTGCCGCTTTCAAGGCCGCCCGTCCACGGTGGGGCTTGGCCGGTGCGAAGTCAGATCTCGGTGACGCGTTCATGCTCGCCGACTACGCCAGAACCGACGGCCATCGGCTGCGCCGGGTCGAGCCCGTTGAGCAGGCGACTCGTGAACTCGCCGCGTTGGTGCGGGCACGAACGGCACTGGTCAAGGCGCGCACCGCGGCGTCCAACCAGCTGTGGGCTGTCCTGGCCGAGCACTGGCCCGGCGCCGCTGTGGTCTTCCAGAAGCTGACCTCTCAGATCGCGCTCGCGTTCTTGAGCGACTATCCGACACCTCAGGCCGCAGCACTGCTTGGCGAGCGCCGGATGGGTCAGTTCTGCCGTCGACACAGCTACCGCGGCGGCAAGTCCCCGGCAGAGTTCCTCAGCCGGGGCCGGGCGGCTCCTGCCAGCGCGAGCCCGCTCGCACCGAGGATCCTCGAATCAGTCGTCCATGGCTCGGTCGCTCAGATTGGGCTGCTCAACACCGAGATCACCCGTCTGGAACGCGACCTCGCCAGCGCGCTCGCGGCTCACCCCAAGACGACCTTGCTCCAGACGCTTCCCCGTGCTGCCACGGTCAGCCTGGCAGCACTGATTGCGGAGACCGGGCCTCTGCTTGAGCGTTGCGACAACCCCGAACAGGTCGCCGCCATGTGTGGTGCCGCCCCCGTCACCCGCGCCTCGGGCAAGTCCCCGCACCGTCGGGTTCCGCTACACCGCCAACAAGCCTGCACGCGTCGCGATCACCAGCTTCGCCGACAACTCCCGACACTCCTCGTCCTGGGCGGCCGACGCCTACCAACGAGCACGTGCGCGCGGCGCCCGACATCCTCACGCCGTCCGGATCCTCGCCCGCGGATGGATCCGAGTCATCTGGGCATGCTGGACCACCGACAGCGTCTACGACCCCTCGCGACACCGCGGCGAACAGCTCCTTGCCGCAGCGACTTGACCAAGAGAGCTCAAGCGCTACATCAGCCGGCAGATCTTCCGAACGCTCGCCGCAGCTTACCCTGGCCGCGAGGCCATGCCGTCAGCGGCTTGACGCGACAATGA
- a CDS encoding Rieske 2Fe-2S domain-containing protein, producing the protein MTDQTGVLADVRRGMIPAHVYNDREIFELEKERVFARAWVFVGHESEIAQPGDYVVRRVLQDSFIVTRDEEGEIRAHFNMCLHRGMQVCRAEMGNASHFRCPYHGWSYRNDGRIVGLPFHQDAYGGEAGFKRNGQRLLSAPNLATYNGLIFVSLDPDAPPLEEFLGDFRFYLDYYTKQSGSGIELRGPQRWRVKANWKIGAENFAGDMYHTPQTHTSVVEIGLFREPKAEKRKDGATYWAGAGGGTTYKLPEGDLDERLRYVGYPQEMVDRMKQHLSSDQLKVIGDDGFMISAASIYPNLSLVHNWPRVADSENVLPFISIRQWQPISEDETEVLSWFAVDAEAPEEFKALSYKAYLMCFGSTGMFEQDDVENWVSLTNTAAGSMARRLRLNSRMGILEDDTEVIPQLTVEQFHGPGSAHTGYSEYNQRALLSRWADDLETPMSIAATVEVGGPREGAPDASAKISAAAGDVAAASHGTAAQA; encoded by the coding sequence ATGACCGACCAGACCGGCGTGCTCGCCGATGTGCGGCGCGGGATGATCCCCGCGCACGTCTACAACGACCGCGAGATCTTCGAGCTCGAGAAGGAGCGGGTCTTCGCCCGTGCCTGGGTGTTCGTCGGTCACGAGTCGGAGATCGCCCAGCCCGGCGACTACGTGGTGCGCCGGGTGCTGCAGGACTCTTTCATCGTCACCCGGGACGAGGAGGGCGAGATCCGGGCGCACTTCAACATGTGCCTGCACCGCGGGATGCAGGTGTGCCGGGCGGAGATGGGCAACGCCTCGCACTTCCGCTGCCCGTACCACGGCTGGTCCTACCGCAATGACGGGCGGATCGTCGGCCTCCCATTCCACCAAGACGCTTACGGCGGCGAGGCGGGGTTCAAGCGCAATGGGCAGCGCCTACTGTCGGCGCCTAACCTGGCGACCTACAACGGGTTGATCTTCGTGTCGCTGGACCCGGACGCGCCACCCCTGGAGGAGTTCCTCGGCGACTTCCGCTTCTACCTGGACTACTACACCAAGCAGAGCGGCAGTGGCATCGAGCTGCGCGGCCCGCAGCGCTGGCGGGTCAAGGCCAACTGGAAGATCGGAGCGGAGAACTTCGCCGGCGACATGTACCACACGCCGCAGACCCACACCTCGGTGGTGGAGATCGGGCTGTTCCGGGAGCCCAAGGCCGAGAAGCGCAAGGACGGGGCCACCTACTGGGCGGGCGCCGGGGGCGGGACGACCTACAAGCTCCCCGAGGGCGACCTCGACGAGCGGCTGCGCTACGTCGGGTATCCGCAGGAAATGGTGGACCGGATGAAGCAGCATCTGTCGTCCGATCAGCTCAAGGTTATCGGCGACGACGGCTTCATGATCAGCGCGGCGTCTATCTACCCGAACCTCTCCCTCGTGCACAACTGGCCGCGGGTGGCCGACTCCGAGAACGTGCTGCCCTTCATCTCCATCCGGCAATGGCAGCCGATCAGCGAGGATGAGACCGAGGTGCTGTCGTGGTTCGCCGTCGACGCCGAGGCGCCGGAGGAGTTCAAGGCGTTGTCCTACAAGGCGTACTTGATGTGCTTCGGCTCGACAGGCATGTTCGAGCAGGATGACGTGGAGAACTGGGTCTCTCTGACCAACACCGCAGCTGGCTCCATGGCCCGCCGACTGCGGTTGAACAGCCGGATGGGCATCCTTGAGGACGACACTGAGGTGATCCCGCAGCTCACCGTCGAGCAGTTTCACGGTCCGGGGTCGGCGCACACCGGCTACAGCGAGTACAACCAGCGAGCACTGCTCAGCCGCTGGGCCGACGACCTGGAAACGCCGATGTCCATCGCGGCCACGGTCGAGGTGGGTGGACCGCGGGAGGGCGCCCCAGATGCCTCCGCAAAAATCTCGGCCGCGGCCGGCGATGTCGCCGCCGCGTCGCACGGGACGGCCGCGCAGGCATGA
- a CDS encoding IclR family transcriptional regulator, producing the protein MAGNTSTPGATVVSRALALLSAFDTAHRHLTLSDMARRADLPTPTAYRLAGELVRGGMLVRRPSGEYVIGRRLWDLGLLAPLQSGLREIASPFLNDLHAATLATVHLAVRDRTQALYVDRLSGRASVPVVSTAGSRLPLHATGVGKVLLAHAPERMQEQVLGDLSRMTPYTITQRSLLCGQLARVRRDGYAITEEEMTLGACSVAVPVHRSAAGGEVVAAIGVVVPTLKRHRPPLVAALQVAAQGIGRSLEELR; encoded by the coding sequence ATGGCAGGCAACACCTCCACACCCGGCGCCACCGTGGTCTCCCGGGCGCTCGCGCTGCTGTCCGCCTTTGACACCGCCCACCGGCATCTAACCTTGAGCGACATGGCCCGACGGGCCGACCTACCCACCCCCACGGCGTACCGGCTGGCCGGCGAGCTGGTGCGCGGGGGGATGCTCGTGCGCCGGCCGTCCGGGGAGTACGTCATCGGCCGTCGGCTCTGGGACCTCGGCCTGCTAGCCCCGCTGCAGTCTGGCCTCCGTGAGATCGCCTCGCCGTTCCTCAACGACCTGCACGCCGCCACGCTGGCGACGGTGCATCTCGCCGTCCGGGACCGCACGCAGGCGCTATACGTCGACCGGCTCTCCGGTCGCGCATCCGTGCCGGTGGTCAGCACGGCCGGATCGCGGTTGCCGCTGCACGCCACCGGTGTCGGCAAAGTGCTGCTGGCCCATGCACCCGAGCGGATGCAAGAACAGGTGCTGGGTGACCTGTCGCGGATGACGCCTTACACCATCACACAGCGCTCCTTGCTGTGCGGGCAACTGGCGCGGGTCCGCCGCGACGGCTACGCGATCACCGAGGAGGAGATGACCCTCGGTGCCTGCTCAGTCGCGGTGCCCGTACACCGCAGCGCAGCCGGCGGCGAAGTGGTCGCGGCCATCGGCGTCGTCGTACCCACACTCAAGCGGCACCGCCCCCCCCTGGTCGCGGCCCTCCAGGTGGCCGCTCAGGGTATCGGCCGGTCGTTGGAGGAGTTGAGGTAA